A segment of the Aridibaculum aurantiacum genome:
ACAAACCGGTTGTCCGTTACATTGAGAACTTCAGTTTCCATGCGCGGCTGTTGGTGAGGCTGGTGGCGGGGCGCCTCAAAAACAACCGCGTAATGATAGATCAGCTGGAAATTATTGTTGTTAGCAGGGATGGTAAATTGATAAGCAATTCCCTCAGCCTGGCCGCCGCCCATATCGTTTCCAAGCTTTACAGAATACCCGCTGCCGTTGGGGCAGGTAACAGGAAAGCGGCCATAAGGATCTACTTCTCCTGTGCCGGCGCGGTAAATTGTATGCTGCCCAGGAACAGGGGCATTTACCGGCATGAGCGCCATAACATTGGTAGTTCCTGCTGCATGAGTGGTGCCGGTATAGCAGGTCCAACCTGTGAAATTGCCGGCTTCAAAATCAATATTGGGAGGGCATTCCTGCCCATTTGTTTTTGTAATAGTATATAGGAAGAGCAAAAGGATCAACCCTCTCCAACTGCGCAGCGAAGGAGTATATATGTATAACAGGTAGCGTTTCAAGTTTTGTTCTTGTTGCTACTAAGGTAAGTATTATACATTTTGAAAATGCTTACCAGGAATGAGAGGTTTAGATGTTTGAATTTATATTTCCGTGTATAGTTTATTGTTCTACGTATAGTAAAAGATGAACTCAAGTATTTCTATTTTTTTATGTTACTGCTACTGGTTGTTCTAACTGAAGTACAGCTTCTGTATGAGCTCGTAAGCGCTGCAGTAAGTCTGCATTTTCTGCCAGCGACTCACCAAAAGAAGGAATGATCTCCTTTAGTTTTCGCTGCCATTCGGGTGAGTTGAATTCATTTGGAAAACATCTTTTCAGCAAATTAATCATTATGGAAACTGCAGTGGATGCGCCAGGTGAAGCACCTAATAAGGATGCAATTGTGCCATCTGCCGCACTTACTACCTCGGTACCAAATTCAAGAATGCCGCCTTCTTTTTCGTCTTTCTTTATCACCTGTACGCGTTGGCCCGCTACCTCCATTTCCCAATCTTCCATCCTCGCATCGGGCACATAATGTGTCAAATATTCTAAGCGTGCTTCCGGCGTCAGCCTTACCTGGTTGATGAGGTATTTGGTGAGCGGAATGTTCTTAAAACCCGCAGCCACCATTGGCCATAAGTTGGACAACCTGATAGATTTTACCAGGTCGAGAATAGAACCTTCTTTTAAAAATTTTGTGGTGAAGCCTGCATAGGGACCGAATAGAAGTTCTCTTTTTCCTTTGATCCACCGGGTATCCAGGTGAGGTACAGACATAGGTGGCGAGCCAACAGAAGCAGTGCCGTAAACTTTAGCGCTGTGCTGCTGTATAACATTTTCATTCTTGCAGCGAAGCCATTGCCCGCTTACCGGGAATCCGCCGTAGCCTTTACCCTCTGGTATGCCTGCTTTCAGCAACAAAGGCAAGGCGCCACCGCCAGCTCCAATAAAAACAAAATTGGCCGTGTAGGTTGTTCTTTCACCGGTAGCTATATCTCTCACACGGATATGCCAATTGCGTTTCCTGTCTTGTCTCAGTCTTCGCACTTCATGGTTGAATTGCATTACTACATTCTCTTGCTTTTGCAGGTACTCGAACATGCAGCGGGTAAGCGAGCCGAAATTTACATCCGTACCTATTTCCATTCTTGTTGCAGCCACGCGTTGGCTCTTGTCTCTGCCGTTCATTACCAGCGGCATCCATTGTTTTAGCTGTTCGTGATCTTCGGAGTATTGCATGTCGCGGAAAAGGTGACAACGCGTAAGGGTGTCATACCTGGCGCGCAAATAATCAACAGCATCGTCCCATACAAAACTCATGTGGGGCACCCTCCTGATGAAATTCTGTGGCACCTCTACCAGTTTGTTCTCTATAAGGAAGCTCCAGAACTGTTTCGACTCTTCAAATGAACTAGCAATTTTCACTGCTTTTGAAGTATCGATAGAACCGTCTTCTTTCTGAGGTGTATAATTCAGTTCACAAAATGCCGAGTGGCCGGTGCCTGCATTGTTCCACGCATCTGAACTTTCGGCGGCTGCTTTATCCAGTCTTTCTAATATCCTGATGCTATAGCCGGGGTTAAGCAGTTTCAATAACGTGCCTAAAGTGGCGCTCATGATACCTGCGCCAATTAAAATTATATCTGTATGCTGTTGATTATTCATGACCTGGAGGGGCTTGTAGTTGAATTTTTATAATAAAATGATGCCTGCAGAGCGCCTTCCGGTTTAAGCTGGTTTTGTAGTAGCAGAAAATGAATGACATTTTACGAGTAGGGCATTGGTAACCAGATATTATAAAAAAATAGTTGGAACGATTTTTTACTATTAACAACAAAACCCAATCTCAAAACATTTTAAATCCTGGTTATGTCAAACATTACTTTAGAAAGTAAGAAGCTGAAGAAGGCCCTGATAATTGAAGACGAAGGTGATATGTGCTTGCTGCTGAACATTATGCTGAATGGTAACGATGTGGAACTTGATCATGTGAAAGATCTGAAATCCGCAAAAGAATATCTTGGACAAGAAAATCCTAACGTGATCATCCTTGATAATAAACTGCCTGATGGTTTTGGAATTGATTTCATCCGTTATATAAAGCAGCATTACCCTGGTATAAAGATCATTATGATATCTGGTTATGATGCTTCTGCTGAAGATGTTGCGCTTGAAAATGGTGCAGATATTTTCCTTACAAAGCCATTTACAAAAGATCAGTTGTTCAATTCAATGATGGGACTTTTGAATTAGAAGCTTCACTATTTTGAATAGATATTATTATAGAGCCTGCTTTTGCAGGCTCTTCTTTTTACAGTTGAAAAGGTAATTTTTGTAAATCGGTGAAACCTTCATTGGTACTTATAGTGAGCAAAGGAGTACCGGTTGAGTTTTTCTTATATTTGGTTATGCAGACATATCAGGTAAACATATTGAACCCGAAAGCAGCAAAATTATTGCAAAATCTTGCCGACCTAAACCTCATTTCCATTACGCAAACATCAGAAGACGGTTTCTTGAAGAGCATTAATAAATTACGTACAAAAGCAGCTGACAATCCGCCTTCTTTGGAAGACATCACAAAAGAAGTGGAAACACTAAGAGCAAAACGCTATGGCAAAAACACAGGATAGAGTCATTATTGACACGAACCTTTGGATTAGTTTTTTGCTAACGAAAGACTTTTCCTCTCTTGATAAGTTGATTGCAGAAAAGACAGTTACAATTTTATTTAGCGAGGAACTAATCGATGAATTTCTTGAAGTAGCAAGGAGGCCTAAATTTAAGAAGTACTTTTCTTTGGCTGATTTACGAGATCTGCTGCAAGAGCTAAGTTTCTGCTCAAAATTTGTTACTGTTACCAGTATTGTAGATGCTTGCAGAGACCCGAAAGACAACTTTTTGTTGTCGCTTGCTGCTGACGGAAAAGCTACTCACCTGATCACTGGTGACAAAGACCTTCTTGCCCTCGAAAGCTTTGAAGAGACAAAGATTGTAACAATCGCCGCCTACCTCTCCGACAAGTAGCCTGCAATTGCAAAAGCGAACTACATTATTTGCTTTCATCAAATAAGTGTCCACACTCACAAGTAATAATTAAAAGATTTAATACCTCTTTC
Coding sequences within it:
- a CDS encoding malate:quinone oxidoreductase translates to MNNQQHTDIILIGAGIMSATLGTLLKLLNPGYSIRILERLDKAAAESSDAWNNAGTGHSAFCELNYTPQKEDGSIDTSKAVKIASSFEESKQFWSFLIENKLVEVPQNFIRRVPHMSFVWDDAVDYLRARYDTLTRCHLFRDMQYSEDHEQLKQWMPLVMNGRDKSQRVAATRMEIGTDVNFGSLTRCMFEYLQKQENVVMQFNHEVRRLRQDRKRNWHIRVRDIATGERTTYTANFVFIGAGGGALPLLLKAGIPEGKGYGGFPVSGQWLRCKNENVIQQHSAKVYGTASVGSPPMSVPHLDTRWIKGKRELLFGPYAGFTTKFLKEGSILDLVKSIRLSNLWPMVAAGFKNIPLTKYLINQVRLTPEARLEYLTHYVPDARMEDWEMEVAGQRVQVIKKDEKEGGILEFGTEVVSAADGTIASLLGASPGASTAVSIMINLLKRCFPNEFNSPEWQRKLKEIIPSFGESLAENADLLQRLRAHTEAVLQLEQPVAVT
- a CDS encoding response regulator, with translation MSNITLESKKLKKALIIEDEGDMCLLLNIMLNGNDVELDHVKDLKSAKEYLGQENPNVIILDNKLPDGFGIDFIRYIKQHYPGIKIIMISGYDASAEDVALENGADIFLTKPFTKDQLFNSMMGLLN
- a CDS encoding putative toxin-antitoxin system toxin component, PIN family, with the protein product MAKTQDRVIIDTNLWISFLLTKDFSSLDKLIAEKTVTILFSEELIDEFLEVARRPKFKKYFSLADLRDLLQELSFCSKFVTVTSIVDACRDPKDNFLLSLAADGKATHLITGDKDLLALESFEETKIVTIAAYLSDK